The stretch of DNA TAGGCCTTCTTCTTCGCCGCCTTCTTCCCGGCCTTCTTCCGCTTCTTCTGCGCCATCGGCACCGCATGGCCCACGGTGGATTGAAACCTTTGCGCCTCGGGTCGCAAACATTGTATCCCACGGCGATCTTCGGTTTTCCGAGGAGTCCGGAGGAGTGCGAACGGCTGCCACGGCCTTCGATCCACTCGAGCCCTTTGCGAACAAGGAACGCTTAGACGAACTGGTCGAGGAGCTCGGAAAGTTCCGGTACAAGCTCTATGGCTCGATCCCGATCCGATTCCACCGAGGAGGGCCGACGAAGTACGAGTTCGATTTGAACCTCGGGGTGGTCCACTTCACGGAACAGGACTTTCAGAAGCTCAGCGAACTCTTTCAGCGGCTCAACAAGAAGTGGGGCGCGCGGATGACGTTCTGCGTCTACCCGTCGAAGGAGAAGGCGAGGGACATGATCCTCAACGTCCGCGGATCGCCACGTGCGCCCTCGGAGATCGACTGAGGCGACCGTCAAGTCCGTCTGGGCCTACGATTCGGGAACGTACGCGATTCCTTGGATCTCCACCTTCATCCCGAAGAGCAGGTCCGCTCGCACGGTCGCCCGGGCGGGTCTCGGTTCCCGCGGGAAGAACGTCGCGTACACCTCGTTCATCGCCGCGAATTCTCCGAGGTCCTTCAGATAGACCGTCGTCGAGAGGACGTGGTCCATTCCAGATCCGGCCGCCGCCACGACGCCTCGGAAGTTCTCGAGCGTCCGTCGCGTCTGTTCTCGGATGTCGCCGTCGACCACCTTTCCGTCGGGCCCGAGCGGCCCTTGCCCCGCGACGAAAACGAGATCCCGCCACCGCACGCCCCAAGAGAACGGGAGCCCCATCGCGGGCAGGTCCGTCCGCACCGCCTCATGCGTCATGGCCGGCGTATCCGCGTCGACGGGGATAGGGATTCCGTCGTGTCCGCGAGCAACCGCCAGCAGCGTCGGCTTTTTTGGCCGGATTCCGATGACGGGTTCGATGTCGCAATCCGCGTCGGGATTGGTCGCGTTCCGAGGGTTCCGTCCTTGACCTATCTGAAGAGCGTGAAGCGCGGATGGTCGGAGGGGGCGGTTCAGCAGAGCATCCGACGGATCGTGGGCGAGAACGTGCTGTGCTCGATGTCGACGATTCGACCTCGGAACGGGGCGCACATCAACACCGCGTACTTCTGTTATTCCCCCGCAATGGAAATCTTCTTCCTTTCGGACGCCAGCTCGACGCACTGCCGCAACCTCGATCGGAATCCGTCGATGGCCGTGGCGGTGTTCCGCTCGACGCAGGTTTGGGGCAGGCCCGACCGCGGACTCCAGCTCTTCGGAACGTGCCATCAGGCTGTGGGTCCCCTTGCGC from Thermoplasmata archaeon encodes:
- a CDS encoding pyridoxamine 5'-phosphate oxidase family protein, translating into MTYLKSVKRGWSEGAVQQSIRRIVGENVLCSMSTIRPRNGAHINTAYFCYSPAMEIFFLSDASSTHCRNLDRNPSMAVAVFRSTQVWGRPDRGLQLFGTCHQAVGPLARRAERLYGQRFPRYARNVAMTSGASKRGADQLRSYRFYRFVPRTVKILDERVFGGAVFVIVSVPKP
- a CDS encoding RidA family protein, which gives rise to MTHEAVRTDLPAMGLPFSWGVRWRDLVFVAGQGPLGPDGKVVDGDIREQTRRTLENFRGVVAAAGSGMDHVLSTTVYLKDLGEFAAMNEVYATFFPREPRPARATVRADLLFGMKVEIQGIAYVPES